From Permianibacter aggregans, a single genomic window includes:
- a CDS encoding tryptophan halogenase family protein has translation MTTTTPIKKIVIAGGGTAGWMAAAALVKLLGKTLSVTLIESDEIGTVGVGEATIPSLVFFHQLLGINEQAFMSATQGTFKLGIQFENWRKLDHRYIHAFGVTGKDCWAAGFQHFWLKGLEKGFSADFGDYCLERRAAEAHRFAHLPKNGLNYAFHMDATQYAQFLKQLSLPLGVERIEGKIQRVNTDNESGFIRSLSLNDDRTIEGDFFIDCTGFRGLLIEQALHTGYEDWSHWLPCDSAVAVQTESVAPPLPFTRSIAHDAGWQWRIPLQHRVGNGLVFCSKYLGDEQAKALLARNIEGKVLTEPRVIKFKTGRRLKQWNKNCVALGLASGFLEPLESTSIHLIQQGIVRLLRMFPHHGVRQVDIDEYNKQTDFDVEHIRDFIILHYHATERDDSPFWNYCRQMKVPDSLAHRIQLFKETGRVFRDGNELFDDSWQQVMIGQGVMPEQYHPIVNTMPDGELKAFLEHIRSSIDKTVERLPSHQEYLNQYCPGNR, from the coding sequence ATGACCACAACCACACCAATCAAGAAAATTGTCATTGCCGGTGGTGGCACCGCAGGCTGGATGGCCGCCGCCGCACTCGTGAAGCTGTTGGGGAAAACCCTGTCGGTAACCTTGATTGAGTCCGATGAAATTGGCACCGTCGGTGTTGGTGAGGCGACCATTCCCTCGCTGGTGTTTTTTCATCAACTGCTTGGCATTAATGAGCAGGCATTCATGTCGGCCACGCAAGGCACCTTCAAACTCGGTATTCAGTTCGAAAACTGGCGCAAACTGGACCATCGTTATATCCATGCCTTTGGCGTCACAGGCAAGGATTGCTGGGCAGCCGGCTTTCAGCATTTCTGGTTGAAAGGCTTGGAAAAAGGCTTCAGCGCTGACTTTGGTGACTACTGCCTGGAACGCCGCGCTGCCGAAGCACATCGATTTGCTCACCTGCCCAAAAACGGTCTGAACTATGCGTTCCATATGGATGCCACCCAATACGCCCAATTTTTGAAACAGCTTTCGTTACCGCTTGGTGTGGAACGCATTGAAGGAAAGATCCAGCGCGTCAATACCGATAACGAAAGCGGTTTTATTCGTTCTCTGAGCTTGAATGATGATCGAACAATAGAGGGCGACTTTTTTATCGACTGCACCGGCTTTCGAGGCTTATTGATTGAGCAAGCGCTGCACACCGGTTACGAGGATTGGTCGCACTGGCTGCCATGTGATAGCGCCGTGGCGGTGCAAACCGAATCGGTTGCTCCTCCTCTGCCCTTTACTCGCTCCATTGCCCATGATGCGGGTTGGCAGTGGCGCATTCCGCTGCAACATCGCGTTGGCAACGGGCTGGTGTTCTGCAGCAAGTATCTTGGTGACGAGCAAGCGAAAGCACTGTTGGCAAGAAACATTGAGGGCAAAGTGCTGACCGAGCCGCGGGTGATCAAGTTCAAAACCGGCCGTCGGTTGAAGCAATGGAATAAAAACTGCGTAGCGCTAGGGCTGGCCAGTGGTTTTCTTGAACCATTGGAATCCACCAGCATTCACTTGATTCAACAAGGGATTGTCCGCTTGCTGCGCATGTTCCCGCATCATGGTGTGCGCCAGGTGGATATAGATGAATACAACAAGCAAACGGATTTTGATGTTGAACATATCCGTGACTTTATCATCCTGCACTACCACGCCACGGAACGCGATGACAGCCCATTCTGGAATTACTGCCGGCAGATGAAGGTGCCGGATTCATTGGCCCACCGAATTCAGCTGTTCAAGGAAACTGGCCGGGTTTTCCGTGATGGCAATGAATTGTTTGATGATTCCTGGCAGCAAGTGATGATTGGCCAAGGTGTGATGCCAGAGCAATATCACCCAATCGTCAACACGATGCCAGACGGTGAACTGAAGGCATTCCTGGAGCATATCAGGTCATCGATTGATAAAACCGTCGAGCGTCTGCCCTCGCATCAGGAATACTTGAATCAGTACTGCCCCGGCAACCGATAG